A single Candidatus Woesearchaeota archaeon DNA region contains:
- the radC gene encoding DNA repair protein RadC yields MPQIQDLLEDEMPREKLINLGPLHLSDAELLAIILRVGIKGKSVLDLSREILREFSTNLVSRKTYHELLEFRGISKAKACQIVALFEISRRFSQKGFDKNMKLNSSNDVFEYVKADFSNLPEEKVMCVFVDSKNQVIKKEFVGEGSINYTIIEPRKIIRKCLIYSASGFFLIHNHPSQDITPSQEDKNITKKIHNIAKSLNLRFLDHLIVSNLRHYSMFDEDIL; encoded by the coding sequence ATGCCTCAAATTCAAGATCTACTCGAAGATGAAATGCCAAGGGAAAAACTGATAAACTTAGGACCTCTTCATCTTAGCGATGCAGAGCTTCTAGCTATAATACTTAGAGTAGGAATAAAAGGTAAAAGTGTATTAGACCTCTCAAGAGAAATCTTAAGAGAATTTAGTACTAATCTTGTGTCAAGGAAAACTTATCATGAACTTCTTGAATTTCGAGGCATTAGTAAAGCAAAAGCATGTCAAATCGTCGCACTATTTGAAATATCTAGAAGATTCTCACAAAAAGGATTTGATAAGAATATGAAATTAAATTCTTCAAATGATGTATTTGAATATGTCAAAGCTGATTTTTCTAATCTGCCTGAAGAAAAAGTTATGTGCGTATTTGTTGATTCCAAAAATCAAGTAATAAAAAAAGAATTCGTAGGAGAAGGTTCAATAAACTATACTATAATTGAGCCAAGAAAAATAATAAGAAAATGCTTAATTTATTCAGCATCAGGATTCTTTCTAATACATAATCATCCTTCTCAAGACATAACTCCATCTCAAGAAGATAAAAACATAACCAAAAAAATACATAATATTGCAAAATCTCTAAACTTAAGATTTCTCGATCATTTAATTGTCTCTAATTTAAGACATTATAGCATGTTTGATGAAGACATTTTATAA
- a CDS encoding ATP-dependent DNA helicase: protein MDDFFKDINFPYSSLRLGQDKFILDVFKTISAKKNILISAPTGLGKTVSALAPALHFAKQNNLTIIYLTSRQTQANQVIKTIKDINNFGSNKIIGQSLDKSKDSINQKSKTTISYVGFIGKRSMCVHDERDLYPASDFNDFCKKMKEKGKCKYFKNVKDSDNEDKIKAILDESSNSFMDVEGFINISHASQFCPYEVAGLKAFKTDVIICDYNYLFATGIKENFLGKIGRVIEECIVVVDEAHNLPDRVRSAYSYSLNSQMISDALKEMGDFVKTSEYDNYIYCVRDTLEETGHKSLGDGNNEATTSKEKFMDLYLSKVGQLVGNSEIIEKLKDIERLVKEDRVVSHIGRLANFLDRFKELDEENFIRQVVREKKKGVDSLSLKIRCIDPSNLASDIVNHTYSTILMSGTLSPIEMYRDILGVGNASLLELESPFANKNQKMIVLEDVTTKYSARSSDMFKKISTHIENCLNGASDQNSIVFFPSYDLMDRIIENMNMSRLFRKVLREQRYMTKEEKEAFVDKFKSKGTFDDKAKVLFAVTSGSFAEGLDLPEDMLEMVIVVGLPLGVPDLYTNAVIRHYDKKFRKGQLYGYIYPAMTKIIQAAGRCIRTEEDRGVVVLMDNRFLWPLYAQAFPKHWKFDRTKEYKLMIGNFFDK from the coding sequence ATGGATGATTTTTTCAAGGATATTAATTTCCCTTATTCTTCTTTAAGACTTGGACAAGATAAATTTATTTTAGATGTTTTCAAGACTATTTCTGCAAAAAAGAATATTTTGATTAGCGCGCCTACTGGCCTTGGTAAGACTGTTTCAGCACTTGCTCCAGCACTGCATTTTGCAAAGCAGAACAATTTAACTATTATTTATTTAACTTCTAGGCAGACTCAAGCAAATCAAGTTATTAAAACTATTAAGGATATCAATAATTTTGGAAGTAACAAAATTATTGGACAATCTTTAGATAAATCTAAAGATAGTATAAATCAAAAATCCAAAACTACTATTAGTTATGTTGGATTTATTGGAAAACGATCAATGTGTGTTCATGATGAAAGAGACTTATATCCTGCTTCAGATTTCAATGATTTTTGTAAGAAAATGAAAGAGAAGGGTAAGTGTAAGTATTTTAAAAATGTTAAAGATTCAGATAATGAAGATAAAATTAAAGCTATTTTAGATGAGAGTTCTAATAGTTTTATGGATGTCGAAGGATTTATTAATATTTCTCATGCGAGTCAATTTTGCCCTTATGAAGTTGCAGGACTTAAAGCTTTCAAAACTGATGTAATTATTTGTGATTATAATTATTTATTTGCAACAGGTATTAAAGAAAATTTTTTAGGTAAAATTGGAAGAGTAATTGAAGAGTGTATTGTTGTAGTTGATGAAGCTCATAATTTGCCTGATAGAGTTAGGAGTGCTTATTCTTATTCCCTTAATTCGCAAATGATTTCTGATGCTCTTAAAGAGATGGGAGATTTTGTTAAGACTTCAGAGTATGATAATTATATTTATTGTGTTCGTGATACTCTTGAAGAGACTGGACACAAGAGTTTAGGTGATGGAAATAATGAGGCAACAACTTCAAAAGAGAAGTTTATGGATTTATATTTATCCAAGGTTGGACAACTTGTAGGAAATTCGGAGATTATTGAAAAGTTGAAAGATATTGAAAGACTCGTTAAAGAAGATAGAGTTGTATCCCATATTGGTCGTCTTGCTAATTTTTTGGATAGATTTAAAGAACTTGATGAGGAGAATTTTATTAGACAAGTTGTTCGTGAAAAGAAAAAAGGTGTAGATAGTCTTAGTTTGAAAATAAGATGTATTGACCCTTCAAATCTTGCTTCAGATATTGTGAATCATACTTATTCTACTATTTTAATGTCTGGAACTCTTAGCCCTATTGAGATGTATAGAGATATTTTAGGTGTAGGAAATGCTTCTCTTCTAGAACTTGAGAGTCCATTTGCTAATAAGAATCAAAAGATGATTGTTCTTGAAGATGTGACTACTAAGTATAGTGCTAGGAGTTCAGATATGTTTAAAAAAATTTCAACTCATATTGAGAATTGTTTAAATGGTGCATCGGATCAGAATTCTATAGTTTTCTTTCCCAGTTATGATTTGATGGATAGAATTATTGAAAATATGAATATGAGTAGACTTTTTAGAAAAGTTTTAAGAGAACAAAGATATATGACAAAAGAAGAAAAAGAAGCTTTTGTTGATAAATTTAAATCTAAGGGTACTTTTGATGATAAGGCTAAAGTTTTATTTGCAGTGACTTCAGGTTCTTTTGCTGAAGGATTAGATTTACCTGAGGATATGCTTGAGATGGTTATTGTTGTTGGCTTGCCTTTAGGAGTTCCTGATTTGTATACTAATGCAGTTATTAGACATTATGATAAGAAGTTTCGTAAAGGACAATTATATGGTTATATTTATCCTGCTATGACTAAGATTATTCAAGCAGCTGGTCGTTGTATTAGAACTGAAGAAGATAGGGGAGTCGTCGTTTTAATGGATAATAGATTTTTATGGCCTCTTTACGCACAAGCTTTCCCGAAACATTGGAAGTTTGATAGAACTAAAGAATACAAATTGATGATTGGAAATTTTTTTGATAAATAA
- a CDS encoding CoA-binding protein, with product MVNMNDFFNKKYNYAVIGASNNKEKYGFKIVKALHDNGFKVIPINPREYKVYDLQCYPSLFEVKEIIDVVDFVVPPKVTLKILEILKESNIRKVWFQPGSFNDDCIKFCIKNKISYMKDFCLYSQALKESE from the coding sequence ATGGTTAATATGAATGATTTTTTTAATAAGAAATATAATTATGCAGTTATTGGAGCTTCAAATAATAAAGAAAAATATGGCTTTAAGATTGTTAAAGCTTTACATGATAATGGTTTTAAGGTTATTCCTATTAATCCTAGAGAATATAAGGTTTATGATTTACAATGTTACCCTTCACTTTTTGAAGTTAAAGAGATTATAGATGTTGTAGATTTTGTAGTGCCCCCTAAAGTTACTCTTAAAATTTTAGAAATTCTGAAAGAATCAAATATTAGAAAGGTATGGTTTCAACCTGGATCGTTTAATGATGATTGTATTAAATTTTGTATTAAGAATAAAATTAGTTATATGAAAGATTTTTGTTTATATTCACAAGCTTTGAAAGAATCTGAATGA
- the truD gene encoding tRNA pseudouridine(13) synthase TruD, giving the protein MKLKQIPQDFIVDEIFDLDIFKDRDEERKQPYYYFKLTKTNYNQMNALQKIARTFNTSKKLVHFSGIKDKVGVTSQLVSVYGINEENYQTNLDFFNNQEDLKLEFIDKFKSRINLGDNLGNRFSITVRDLEDEDLERAKKNLISLQKDGVLNYFDEQRFGYANNSHIVGRYVLQNNLQSAVKEILTSLPNKTQSELMINFVKTVKENWEGIVSQDLEMIDKVLEATPRYLENEQKILQHLKKHKNDFPGGFKRIHKKIRTLYINAYQSYIFNETILKLKEENLLENYKELSLIDFNSNETLDAKILEIVSKMIQEDNLTFENFKLPSMPELKLTDVKRDIRIFPKDLTIQETSDDDLNENKKKVIITFDLGSGQYATNVVKQLFL; this is encoded by the coding sequence ATGAAATTAAAACAAATACCTCAAGATTTTATTGTAGATGAGATTTTTGACTTAGACATTTTCAAAGATAGAGATGAAGAAAGAAAACAACCTTATTATTACTTTAAACTAACTAAAACAAACTACAATCAAATGAATGCACTTCAAAAAATTGCAAGAACATTCAATACATCTAAAAAATTAGTACACTTTTCTGGAATAAAAGACAAAGTAGGAGTAACATCTCAATTAGTATCAGTTTATGGCATCAATGAAGAAAATTATCAAACAAATTTAGATTTTTTTAACAACCAAGAAGATCTAAAACTTGAATTCATCGATAAATTCAAATCAAGAATAAATTTAGGAGATAATCTCGGAAATAGATTTTCAATAACTGTAAGAGACTTAGAAGATGAAGATTTAGAAAGAGCAAAAAAGAACTTAATATCTTTACAAAAAGATGGAGTTCTAAACTACTTTGATGAACAAAGATTTGGTTACGCAAACAATTCACACATTGTAGGAAGATATGTCCTTCAAAATAATTTACAATCGGCAGTAAAAGAAATACTAACCTCACTTCCAAACAAGACGCAATCAGAATTAATGATAAACTTCGTAAAAACTGTAAAAGAAAATTGGGAAGGAATAGTATCTCAAGATTTAGAAATGATTGACAAGGTACTTGAAGCCACTCCTAGATATCTAGAAAACGAACAAAAAATTCTACAGCATCTGAAAAAACATAAAAATGACTTTCCAGGAGGATTTAAAAGAATTCACAAAAAAATTAGAACTCTATACATAAACGCATATCAATCATATATATTCAATGAAACAATATTAAAATTAAAGGAAGAAAATTTATTAGAGAATTATAAAGAACTCTCATTAATAGATTTCAACTCAAATGAAACTCTAGATGCTAAAATTCTCGAAATTGTATCAAAAATGATTCAAGAAGATAATTTAACATTTGAAAATTTCAAACTACCTTCGATGCCTGAATTAAAACTAACTGATGTAAAAAGAGATATTAGAATATTTCCTAAGGATTTAACTATTCAAGAAACATCTGATGATGACTTAAATGAGAATAAAAAGAAAGTAATCATCACATTTGATTTAGGTTCAGGTCAATATGCAACTAATGTTGTAAAGCAGTTATTTTTATAA
- a CDS encoding glycosyltransferase family 2 protein: protein MKQSKILIAMPAYNEAKVIFDVIKDIKKEGYKNILVIDDCSKDDTFNVAKKAGATVLKHVVNRGAGAATNTGLIYAKRNNYDYIVFIDSDGQHSPKEIKKLILHANKYDVVIGSRMVGSLKNMPFQRRAVNFAGSFITYLIFGLFVRDSQSGFKVFSRNAINKINISFDRYEFCSEIIGEIYKNKLSYKEIPIKIIYSTHSLGKIDSGQSVFNGFKMILRFIFRL, encoded by the coding sequence ATGAAACAATCCAAAATTTTAATTGCAATGCCTGCATATAATGAAGCAAAAGTCATTTTTGATGTGATAAAAGATATTAAGAAAGAAGGTTATAAAAATATTCTAGTAATTGATGATTGTTCAAAAGATGATACTTTTAATGTTGCAAAAAAAGCTGGCGCAACAGTTTTAAAACATGTAGTGAATAGGGGAGCTGGGGCAGCAACAAATACTGGATTAATCTACGCAAAACGAAATAATTACGACTATATTGTATTCATAGATTCAGATGGTCAACACTCACCAAAAGAAATTAAAAAACTTATATTACATGCAAATAAATATGATGTAGTAATAGGTTCTAGAATGGTAGGTTCTCTAAAAAATATGCCCTTTCAAAGAAGAGCAGTAAACTTTGCTGGAAGTTTCATAACATATTTAATATTCGGATTATTTGTAAGAGACTCTCAAAGTGGTTTTAAGGTATTCTCTAGAAATGCAATCAATAAGATAAATATCTCATTTGATAGATATGAATTCTGCTCAGAAATAATTGGTGAAATATATAAAAACAAGCTATCTTACAAGGAAATTCCAATAAAGATCATCTATTCAACACATTCATTAGGAAAAATTGATAGTGGTCAGAGCGTATTTAATGGATTTAAAATGATTTTAAGATTTATTTTCAGATTATAA
- a CDS encoding glycosyltransferase, with amino-acid sequence MKKENNSPIISVVMPVYNSGKFLEKAIKSILNQTYKNFEFIIIDDSSKDKSQSIIQKYKKQDKRIKFYKTKRNSGCTHALNIGLTYAKGKYIARMDADDISIKTRFEKQLNFIQKNDLDVCGTNIDMINFQGINMGKRDYISNIKRSIKYESPFAHPTVMFKRDLIIKYGPYDERYRVSQDYDLWLRFFANHAKFGVLNEYLLKYRIHPESTTKYKKLKTTIRTVLKIQKNAKSNYNVKFGFLGNLSILFKHFLLLLPNRLILFLFELYLKIKRMMKWF; translated from the coding sequence ATGAAAAAAGAAAATAATTCTCCTATAATCTCGGTTGTAATGCCAGTTTACAATTCTGGGAAATTTTTAGAAAAAGCAATAAAAAGTATTCTAAATCAAACATATAAAAACTTCGAATTCATAATCATAGATGACTCTTCAAAAGATAAATCTCAATCAATAATTCAAAAATACAAAAAACAAGATAAAAGAATAAAATTCTACAAAACTAAAAGAAATTCAGGTTGCACTCATGCTTTAAACATTGGTTTAACATATGCAAAAGGCAAATACATTGCAAGAATGGATGCCGATGACATCTCAATTAAAACCAGATTTGAAAAACAACTAAATTTCATACAAAAAAATGATTTAGATGTTTGTGGAACAAATATTGATATGATAAATTTTCAAGGAATTAATATGGGAAAAAGGGACTATATTTCAAATATCAAAAGATCAATAAAATATGAATCTCCATTTGCTCACCCTACAGTTATGTTCAAAAGAGATTTAATTATTAAATATGGTCCATATGATGAAAGGTATAGAGTTTCTCAAGACTACGATTTATGGTTAAGGTTCTTTGCAAATCATGCCAAATTCGGAGTACTAAATGAATATCTACTAAAATACAGAATTCATCCTGAATCTACTACTAAATATAAAAAATTAAAAACAACAATTAGGACAGTTCTTAAAATTCAAAAGAATGCAAAGTCAAATTATAATGTAAAATTTGGTTTTCTAGGTAATCTTAGTATATTGTTCAAGCATTTTTTACTATTGCTTCCAAATAGGTTAATTCTCTTCTTATTCGAATTATATCTAAAAATAAAGAGGATGATGAAATGGTTCTAA
- a CDS encoding DUF2304 domain-containing protein translates to MEFITIFFTVMSVVVLGYLFKIFKSNKRLPIILELFYVGAYGFVFTVFLYPNILTIIENILGIQSAINFVVYLSIFVSYLIIFLLYTNKEKQREEITKLTREIAYLKDEKRK, encoded by the coding sequence ATGGAATTTATAACTATCTTTTTTACAGTAATGAGTGTAGTTGTTCTTGGATACTTATTTAAGATATTTAAATCAAACAAAAGATTGCCGATAATTTTAGAATTATTTTATGTTGGAGCATATGGATTTGTTTTCACAGTTTTCTTATATCCTAATATTTTAACTATAATTGAGAATATTTTAGGAATACAATCCGCAATTAATTTTGTTGTATATTTGAGTATATTTGTATCATATTTGATAATTTTTTTATTGTATACAAATAAGGAGAAACAACGAGAAGAGATTACTAAACTTACTAGAGAGATTGCATATTTAAAGGATGAAAAAAGAAAATAA